GGAAATAGATATAGGTATGTCAGAAGGTTTAGCGTCTTTTAGTCAAGGTCGGTTGAAACCAGGTGAAGCAAATCCAGTTCCAATAGTTAAGGCAGTAAAAAAACAAGTAGAAGATACCGCTTTAAATATTATAGACGCTTCTCCCGGGACAAGCTGTCCTGTTGTTCAATCTGTAAAAGGTGTTGATTTTTGTATACTTGTAACAGAACCTACTCCTTTTGGGTTGAACGATCTTATGCTAGCCGTTGAAATGAACAGAAAACTTGGAGTACCTGTCGGTGTAATACTTAACCGTTCAGATATAGGTAATACCGATGTTGAAGAATATTGTAAAAAAGAGGATATTCCTCTGCTTCTTGTCATTCCTTTCAAGAAAGAAATATCTGTTGCATATTCTAAAGGGATACCTTTGGTTGAGGCTTTACCTGAATATAAGGAAGAGTTTAAGAATGTCTACCGACAGATTTTTAGTATAGTGAAAAAAGGTTATAAAATATGAAAAAAATACTTGTTATAAGCGGAAAAGGAGGTACAGGGAAAACAATTCTTACAGCTTCGTTTGCTTCTATTGCAAAGAATAAGATTATTGTTGACTGTGACGTAGATGCTGCCAACCTATATCTTCTTTTAAATCCCGTTATAAGAAAAAAAGAAGTTTTTATGGGAGGTAATGAAGCAAAGATTGACCAAGAAAAATGTACAAAATGTGGTAGATGTGTCGAGATTTGTAGGTTTGAGGCAATAAATGTTACCTCTGATGGTAAAAACAAAAGTTATACAATAGACCCTCTTTCCTGTGAAGGTTGTGGAGCTTGTTTTTATGGATGTCCTGCTGAAGCAATAAGTTTGGAAGAACAGAAAAATGGAGATTGGTTTATTTCAGATACATCTTATGGTCCCTTTGTTTTTGCTAAACTTGATATTGCAGCAGAAAATTCTGGTAGACTTGTTTCAAAAATAAAAGAAGAGGCTTCTAAACTTAGTAGAGGTTGGAAATACGATTATACTATTTTAGACGGCCCTCCGGGTATAGGTTGCCCTGTGATAGCGTCATTGTCGGGGGTTGACCTTGCAGTTTTGGTAACAGAACCAACCCTTTCTGGAATGAGCGATGTGGAAAGAGTAATGAAGGTTGCTGAACATTTTGGTGTTGAAACAAAAGTTGTTATAAATAAGTACGATATAAACATTGAAAACTCTAAAACAATTGAAGATATATGTGCAAATAAAGGAATTCAAATAGCTGGTAAAATACCTTTCTCGGAAAACGTTCCAAAATCTATAGTTAAAAGAATTCCTTATGTTGAATTTGCTGATGACTTAGTTTCAGATAAAATTAGAGAGGTCTGGGCAAATATATCTAAGGTGGATTAAAATGGCAGAAGTAAAAGAAGATAATGTTAGAGAACGTATGAGTAAAATTAAACACAAGATTCTTGTTATGAGCGGTAAAGGAGGGGTCGGTAAAACAACAGTATCTGTTAATATGGCATACTTGTTGGCTTCAAAAGGTAATAAGGTTGGTCTGCTGGACGTTGACCTTCATGGACCTAACGTCGTAAAGATGCTTGGCCTCGAAGATAAAGAACTTGTAACAAATAATACCGAAATAATGCCTGTTGAAGCTGAATATGGTCTTAAGGTAATAAGTATGGCTTCTCTGCTTAAAAATCCTGATGAACCAGTTATTTGGCGCGGACCTTTAAAGATGGGTGCAATAAAGCAGTTTTTGAGTGATGTGAATTGGGGTGATTTGGATTACCTTATTATAGATTCCCCACCGGGTACAGGTGATGAACCTTTAAGTATCTGCCAATTAATAGAAAATATTGATGGAGTGGTAATTGTTACGACTCCTCAGGATGTTGCAATAATGGATTCTAAGAGAGCTGTTGGATTTGCTCAGAAACTTAATATTCCTATTATTGGTATTATAGAGAATATGAGTGGTTTTACTTGTCCACATTGTAAAAAGAATATCAATATTTTTAAGAAAGGTGGAGCTAAAAAGACTGCTGAATACCTTGAAGTACGTTTTCTTGGCAGCATCTCTTTTTCGCCTAAAATGGTAGAATTATCAGATGAAGGTATTCCTTTTACATCAATTTCTGAAAAAGATTCTGTTACAAATGGAGAGTTTGTAAAAATAGTTGAAAAAATCAAAGATTCTGTAGAAAAATAAAAAGCATAATTTTCTATATTTTTTGTTAGCCTAAAAGATAAAGTATAGTGTAACCAAAGAAAAGAGGGCTTAACAGGCTCAGAGTATCCCCCCTATCAATTATTTCTCTTATTGAAAGATAAGGGTTAGAGATGAGGGGGGATTTTGCTTTACCACGACAGTGTGCCGTGTTATCTACTCACTCTGGTACTACGGCGCATACACCTGCCCTTCTTTGCCCTCTACCCTTGGGGGAGAGGGATCAAGGGTGAGGGGGTCGGCAAAGAAGTTAATTGGATGAGAACTCCCCCTGTATGTCATTCCGGGCTTGATCCGGAATCTCGCTTTTGCAAGTGATGAAGGTAAGTCCTCGGGACAAGACTCGCCGGAGGCGGAAAAGGAATGCACCTCTCTTTGTCCTCTACCCTTGGGGGAGAGGGATCAAGGGTGAGGGGGTCGGCAAAGAGGTTAATGGGATGAGAACTCTCCCTGTATGTCATTCCGGGCTTGATCCGGAATCTCGCTTTTTACGTTGTGCCTATTACCAACGTGGGTTACATTAGAGAGCCTGAAACAAGTTCAGGAAGACAAATTTGGGCGTTCATAGACACATACTTTTTAAACGGAATAACAATGATAAAGACGATGTTTATCTCGAGTATCCCCATTAAAGGATGAGTGGGAAAAATAAGGAGTAATATGGAAATAAAAATCCTTTTTGATAAAAAAACAGCAGAGTCAAAATTGAATATCGGTTGGGGCTTTTCTGTTCTAATTGACAATAAAATCCTTTTTGATACAGGAGAGAAGGGGGAATACCTTATAAAAAATATGGAGCAATTGCATATTTTGCCTGAAAGTATTGAAAGCGTAGTTGTTTCTCACGATCATTGGGACCATACAGGCGGTTTATGGGATTTTTTAGATAATGTTAAAGGTAGGGATATACCAGTTTATGTGTGCCCTGGCTTTTCTAACGATACTTTTGAGAAAATTAAAAGTTTAGGGGGAAAAACTATTCAAGTAGGAGCGGTTCATCAAATTGCAGAAAATATTTTTACTACTGGCGAAATAATTGGAGAATATAAAGGGAAACCAATGCCTGAACAGTCTATTATTATAAAAACTGATAAAGGTATATCAATTATAACAGGTTGTGCCCACTATGGTATTTTAAATGTAGTAGAAAAAG
The DNA window shown above is from bacterium and carries:
- a CDS encoding ATP-binding protein, whose amino-acid sequence is MVITVASGKGGTGKTLVATSLALSLIGEVHFLDCDVEEPNGYIFLKPEIKKTEKIYLPKPKVDLDKCTFCGKCSQACVYNSIAVIKPSEEKKVKGSLLFFYELCHSCGTCSLVCPEKAIYEEPSEKGEIDIGMSEGLASFSQGRLKPGEANPVPIVKAVKKQVEDTALNIIDASPGTSCPVVQSVKGVDFCILVTEPTPFGLNDLMLAVEMNRKLGVPVGVILNRSDIGNTDVEEYCKKEDIPLLLVIPFKKEISVAYSKGIPLVEALPEYKEEFKNVYRQIFSIVKKGYKI
- a CDS encoding ATP-binding protein, with amino-acid sequence MKKILVISGKGGTGKTILTASFASIAKNKIIVDCDVDAANLYLLLNPVIRKKEVFMGGNEAKIDQEKCTKCGRCVEICRFEAINVTSDGKNKSYTIDPLSCEGCGACFYGCPAEAISLEEQKNGDWFISDTSYGPFVFAKLDIAAENSGRLVSKIKEEASKLSRGWKYDYTILDGPPGIGCPVIASLSGVDLAVLVTEPTLSGMSDVERVMKVAEHFGVETKVVINKYDINIENSKTIEDICANKGIQIAGKIPFSENVPKSIVKRIPYVEFADDLVSDKIREVWANISKVD
- a CDS encoding Mrp/NBP35 family ATP-binding protein — its product is MAEVKEDNVRERMSKIKHKILVMSGKGGVGKTTVSVNMAYLLASKGNKVGLLDVDLHGPNVVKMLGLEDKELVTNNTEIMPVEAEYGLKVISMASLLKNPDEPVIWRGPLKMGAIKQFLSDVNWGDLDYLIIDSPPGTGDEPLSICQLIENIDGVVIVTTPQDVAIMDSKRAVGFAQKLNIPIIGIIENMSGFTCPHCKKNINIFKKGGAKKTAEYLEVRFLGSISFSPKMVELSDEGIPFTSISEKDSVTNGEFVKIVEKIKDSVEK
- a CDS encoding MBL fold metallo-hydrolase — its product is MEIKILFDKKTAESKLNIGWGFSVLIDNKILFDTGEKGEYLIKNMEQLHILPESIESVVVSHDHWDHTGGLWDFLDNVKGRDIPVYVCPGFSNDTFEKIKSLGGKTIQVGAVHQIAENIFTTGEIIGEYKGKPMPEQSIIIKTDKGISIITGCAHYGILNVVEKVREHFGTKSIYLVMGGFHLSGKDIREIQFLAEEFKSMGVENVAPTHCSGDKAEEVFFKEYRENFIGIEVGKVVKL